Proteins encoded by one window of Musa acuminata AAA Group cultivar baxijiao chromosome BXJ2-9, Cavendish_Baxijiao_AAA, whole genome shotgun sequence:
- the LOC103998276 gene encoding coilin isoform X2, protein MAEPMTVRVEFEDRRLLTKSQRKDGLRRCWILLGPHLPTVADLAAHLARTFALNRSCPRGIRLYMDEFVLPPFESTSIFRDKDIIRVSKKAVKQRQLLGTYLPVNSWTNKRKKRGGSCDFQQNTTNIHAILSEETNLKKKEHMNKTQMLKRKKLNRSNTEKPIITAEPDENVLFEKNEHFVQKRSSLRRILNRKDGTSDGDGRCDSLISNRLHQAHSNYCRNQPESHANCKAERSEYPLLVDVGLLKTISISDMQGDGSKIAAPANNWEVAVSVASAKESSTHVTGINKLSSSPCQILTGGKCSRVWVRE, encoded by the exons ATGGCGGAGCCGATGACGGTTCGCGTGGAGTTCGAGGACCGCCGCCTGCTCACCAAGTCCCAGCGGAAGGACGGCCTCCGCCGCTGCTGGATCCTCCTCGGCCCCCACCTGCCCACCGTCGCTGACCTCGCCGCCCACCTCGCCCGCACCTTTGCCCTCAACCGCTCCTGCCCGCGCGGCATCCGCCTCTAC ATGGATGAATTTGTCTTACCTCCATTTGAATCAACCAGTATCTTCAGGGACAAGGATATCATCAG GGTGAGCAAGAAGGCTGTTAAACAGAGGCAGCTTCTTGGGACAT ATCTCCCTGTGAACTCATGGactaataaaagaaaaaagagaggggGTAGCTGTGATTTTCAACAGAACACAACAAACATCCATGCAATTTTGAGTGAAGAGACAAATTTGAAAAAAAAGGAGCATATGAACAAGACTCAGATGTTGAA GAGGAAGAAATTAAATCGAAGCAACACTGAAAAGCCTATCATAACTGCTGAGCCAGATGAGAATGTCCTATTCGAAAAGAATGAACACTTTGTTCAGAAGAGAAGCAGCTTAAGGAGAATTTTAAATAGGAAAGATGGGACATCTGATGGAGATGGCAGATGTGATTCACTCATTTCAAACAGGCTTCATCAGGCGCATTCAAACTATTGTAGAAATCAGCCTGAATCTCATGCTAATTGCAAGGCAGAACGG AGTGAATACCCTTTGCTTGTGGATGTCGGTTTGCTGAAAACAATTTCTATAAGTGACATGCAAGGTGATGGAAGCAAGATAGCAGCACCGGCAAACAACTGGGAAGTAGCAGTATCAGTCGCAAGCGCTAAGGAGTCGAGCACTCATGTCACAGGAATCAACAAACTGTCTTCA AGCCCATGCCAAATTCTGACAGGGGGCAAATGCAGCAGGGTTTGGGTGAGAGAATGA
- the LOC103998276 gene encoding coilin isoform X1, with the protein MAEPMTVRVEFEDRRLLTKSQRKDGLRRCWILLGPHLPTVADLAAHLARTFALNRSCPRGIRLYMDEFVLPPFESTSIFRDKDIIRVSKKAVKQRQLLGTCNSAYCMQDSENVVEESMHIDNNLLVHPDLPVNSWTNKRKKRGGSCDFQQNTTNIHAILSEETNLKKKEHMNKTQMLKRKKLNRSNTEKPIITAEPDENVLFEKNEHFVQKRSSLRRILNRKDGTSDGDGRCDSLISNRLHQAHSNYCRNQPESHANCKAERSEYPLLVDVGLLKTISISDMQGDGSKIAAPANNWEVAVSVASAKESSTHVTGINKLSSSPCQILTGGKCSRVWVRE; encoded by the exons ATGGCGGAGCCGATGACGGTTCGCGTGGAGTTCGAGGACCGCCGCCTGCTCACCAAGTCCCAGCGGAAGGACGGCCTCCGCCGCTGCTGGATCCTCCTCGGCCCCCACCTGCCCACCGTCGCTGACCTCGCCGCCCACCTCGCCCGCACCTTTGCCCTCAACCGCTCCTGCCCGCGCGGCATCCGCCTCTAC ATGGATGAATTTGTCTTACCTCCATTTGAATCAACCAGTATCTTCAGGGACAAGGATATCATCAG GGTGAGCAAGAAGGCTGTTAAACAGAGGCAGCTTCTTGGGACATGTAACAGTGCATATTGCATGCAAGATTCTGAGAATGTTGTGGAAGAAAGCATGCATATTGATAATAACCTTCTCGTTCATCCAGATCTCCCTGTGAACTCATGGactaataaaagaaaaaagagaggggGTAGCTGTGATTTTCAACAGAACACAACAAACATCCATGCAATTTTGAGTGAAGAGACAAATTTGAAAAAAAAGGAGCATATGAACAAGACTCAGATGTTGAA GAGGAAGAAATTAAATCGAAGCAACACTGAAAAGCCTATCATAACTGCTGAGCCAGATGAGAATGTCCTATTCGAAAAGAATGAACACTTTGTTCAGAAGAGAAGCAGCTTAAGGAGAATTTTAAATAGGAAAGATGGGACATCTGATGGAGATGGCAGATGTGATTCACTCATTTCAAACAGGCTTCATCAGGCGCATTCAAACTATTGTAGAAATCAGCCTGAATCTCATGCTAATTGCAAGGCAGAACGG AGTGAATACCCTTTGCTTGTGGATGTCGGTTTGCTGAAAACAATTTCTATAAGTGACATGCAAGGTGATGGAAGCAAGATAGCAGCACCGGCAAACAACTGGGAAGTAGCAGTATCAGTCGCAAGCGCTAAGGAGTCGAGCACTCATGTCACAGGAATCAACAAACTGTCTTCA AGCCCATGCCAAATTCTGACAGGGGGCAAATGCAGCAGGGTTTGGGTGAGAGAATGA